A region from the Acyrthosiphon pisum isolate AL4f chromosome A1, pea_aphid_22Mar2018_4r6ur, whole genome shotgun sequence genome encodes:
- the cp19 gene encoding cuticular protein 19 precursor: MAVKLIIFAACVATALAQYAAPAYKPAYSAPAYSAPKAYAPEPAYAPTPYNFEYSVNDPHTYDVKSQSEYSDGNGYVKGSYSLLEADGSTRTVEYTADDYNGFNAEVKNSAPAYKPAYSAPAYSAPAYAAPAYPAPAYSAPAYKPAPYKAY; the protein is encoded by the exons atggcCGTCAAG ttgatCATTTTTGCCGCCTGCGTGGCCACCGCTCTCGCCCAATACGCCGCACCCGCTTACAAGCCAGCGTACTCAGCGCCCGCTTACTCAGCACCAAAGGCTTACGCCCCGGAACCAGCCTACGCACCCACACCGTACAACTTCGAGTACAGCGTAAACGACCCACACACCTACGATGTCAAGAGCCAATCCGAGTACAGCGACGGCAACGGTTACGTCAAAGGATCCTACAGCCTTTTGGAAGCCGACGGTTCCACCCGCACCGTTGAATACACCGCCGATGACTACAACGGTTTCAACGCCGAAGTCAAGAACTCCGCCCCGGCCTACAAGCCAGCTTACTCTGCACCCGCCTACTCTGCACCGGCTTACGCTGCACCAGCTTACCCAGCACCCGCATACTCAGCTCCGGCTTACAAGCCAGCTCCGTACAAGGCGTACTAA